The Cydia amplana chromosome 21, ilCydAmpl1.1, whole genome shotgun sequence genome includes a window with the following:
- the LOC134658030 gene encoding intraflagellar transport protein 52 homolog isoform X1 — MKTTVNTILFDVSKNEIFKINENYKLLHRKLKSTWKVMINREELSPNILQDVKILVVPGPQNVFTDDELACLKSVVERGNSVLVAMTDGGEERMNTNINFFLEEYGIVVNNDCVVRAKYHKFYHPKECHISSGILNRAVAKQIMKMPNYASESDDFLEEPATPNFVYPYGATLTVKRPAAAILSSSDVCYPVKRPIAALYTSEKSGGKLFVIGSGHFFADQYLESECNDLIREKIFDHLGGITDLHLNPVDVEDPDVNEYRTIGDTMWLSSVPLPEPATAPPPRLTPLHPHALFSWRLFSLNLARLPEVLGLYDALGVKHEPLRLIAPQFETPFPPLQLAVFPPTFREPPPPPLELFDLDEALSSERAQLARLANKCLQPTARLGEGDGSHIENELEYLVQECGRVVRLSRALPPDTPRGKTILHQLATQLATFKKLAVKD, encoded by the exons ATGAAAACTACAGTCAATACTATTTTGTTCGACGTTTCCAAGAACGAGATATTCAAGATAAATGAGAACTATAAACTGCTGCACAGGAAACTCAAGTCGACATGGAAAGTCATGAT AAACCGCGAAGAGCTCTCCCCCAACATTTTGCAAGACGTGAAAATCCTAGTGGTACCAGGGCCGCAGAACGTGTTCACAGATGACGAGCTGGCGTGCCTGAAGAGTGTCGTGGAGCGGGGAAACTCGGTGCTTGTGGCGATGACCGACGGCGGCGAGGAGCGTATGAACACGAATATCAACTTTTTTTTGGAGGAGTACGGGATCGTTGTGAATAATG ATTGCGTGGTCCGAGCGAAATACCACAAGTTCTACCACCCGAAGGAATGTCACATCTCAAGCGGTATCCTAAATCGCGCCGTCGCCAAGCAGATTATGAAGATGCCCAACTACGCGAGCGAATCAGACGACTTTCT TGAAGAGCCGGCGACACCCAACTTCGTGTACCCGTATGGTGCCACGCTGACGGTGAAGCGGCCGGCGGCGGCCATCTTGTCCAGCAGCGACGTGTGCTACCCGGTGAAGAGGCCCATCGCAGCGCTCTACACTTCTGAGAAGAGTGGGG gaaaattatttgtaatcGGGTCGGGCCACTTCTTCGCCGACCAGTACCTGGAGAGCGAGTGCAATGACCTCATCCGGGAGAAGATCTTCGATCACCTCGGCGGGATCACCGACCTGCACCTCAACCCAGTGGATGTCGAGGATCCCGAC GTCAATGAGTACCGCACAATAGGCGACACGATGTGGCTCTCGTCGGTGCCGCTGCCCGAGCCGGCCACGGCGCCGCCGCCCCGCCTCACCCCGCTGCACCCGCACGCTCTCTTCTCCTGGCGCCTGTTCTCGCTTAACCTCGCTCGCc TACCCGAAGTACTAGGGTTGTATGACGCGCTAGGAGTCAAACACGAACCGCTGCGGCTAATAGCGCCGCAGTTCGAGACACCTTTCCCGCCACTACAACTAGCG GTATTCCCTCCGACATTCCGCGAGCCCCCGCCCCCACCGCTGGAGCTGTTTGACCTGGACGAGGCCCTGAGCTCGGAGCGCGCCCAGCTGGCTCGGCTCGCCAACAAGTGTCTACAGCCCACCGCGCGACTAGGCGAAG GTGACGGGAGCCACATTGAAAACGAGCTGGAATACCTGGTCCAGGAGTGCGGGCGCGTGGTGCGTCTGTCCCGCGCGCTGCCGCCCGACACGCCGCGCGGCAAGACCATTCTGCACCAGCTCGCCACGCAGCTCGCCACGTTCAAGAAACTCGCCGTTAAGGACTAG
- the LOC134658125 gene encoding trypsin delta-like, translating to MRKRKPRSRVLRAGNDKSPKEKADNDKTLKEKTGNDKALKGKAGTKEKTGNDKTPKAKSVNDKAPTVKAGSDKAPKGKAGNDKVPKEKAANEKLPKEKAANTKQVQSLKENTGKQAAKAEAKRRAPHKRNPKARRPVASRRLISARDAEPEDYPYMVSIQKDNEHWCSGAILNPQLIISTANCFWKSKAVSRMKIRAGSHSIDTGGQIAYIAEVRKHPNWSIRKVPNNDIALALLDRQLRFSDAVHAVDLPNKAMIPPFEDVWVTSYGAERRDGVFSRLRLTLQALHMRMMPEAKCAAITKRFGVPLHDSFFCLEQIGRRAPCTRDTGAPAVSDGVIWGLASWGIRKLCGTQRFPAMFSYVADATNIDFIVNATSEMMGEERKSPFLDRPPIRPRQRIRLPGEKVPE from the exons ATGCGTAAACGCAAGCCCCGGTCTCGTGTCTTGAGAGCCGGTAATGATAAATCACCCAAAGAAAAAGCTGACAATGACAAAACGCTCAAGGAAAAGACCGGAAATGACAAAGCCCTCAAGGGAAAGGCTGGCACCAAGGAAAAAACTGGCAATGACAAAACTCCAAAGGCAAAATCTGTCAATGACAAAGCGCCCACGGTAAAAGCTGGGAGTGACAAAGCGCCCAAAGGAAAAGCGGGTAATGACAAAGTACCTAAGGAAAAAGCCGCAAATGAAAAATTACCCAAGGAAAAAGCTGCTAATACTAAGCAAGTTCAATCCCTGAAAGAAAACACTGGCAAGCAAGCTGCAAAGGCCGAGGCAAAACGCCGTGCTCCGCACAAACGTAATCCCAAAG CACGCCGGCCGGTGGCGAGTCGGCGACTGATCTCCGCGCGCGACGCCGAGCCAGAGGACTACCCTTACATGGTGTCGATCCAGAAAGACAACGAGCACTGGTGCTCCGGCGCTATCCTCAACCCGCAACTCATTATATCTACCGCCAACTGCTTTTGGAA GTCAAAAGCTGTAAGTCGGATGAAAATCCGCGCTGGCAGCCACAGCATCGACACAGGAGGACAGATAGCGTACATCGCCGAGGTGCGGAAACACCCCAACTGGAGCATTCGCAAGGTGCCTAATAACGATATTGCGCTCGCGTTACTGGACAGGCAACTCAG GTTCTCAGACGCTGTTCACGCGGTGGATCTGCCCAACAAAGCGATGATACCACCTTTCGAAGACGTTTGGGTCACCAGCTATGGCGCTGAAAGG CGCGACGGGGTGTTCAGCCGGCTGCGGCTGACGCTGCAGGCATTGCACATGCGTATGATGCCAGAGGCCAAGTGCGCGGCGATCACCAAACGGTTCGGCGTTCCGCTCCACGATAGCTTCTTCTGCCTTGAGCAGATCGGACGCCGCGCGCCCTGCACC CGAGACACCGGCGCACCAGCGGTGAGCGACGGCGTCATCTGGGGCCTAGCGTCCTGGGGAATCCGGAAGTT ATGCGGCACGCAGCGTTTCCCCGCAATGTTCTCGTATGTGGCCGATGCGACGAACATAGACTTCATCGTGAACGCCACCTCGGAGATGATGGGCGAGGAGCGCAAGAGCCCGTTCCTGGACCGACCGCCCATCCGCCCGCGCCAGCGCATCCGGCTGCCCGGCGAGAAGGTCCCAGAATAA
- the LOC134658030 gene encoding intraflagellar transport protein 52 homolog isoform X2, with the protein MTDGGEERMNTNINFFLEEYGIVVNNDCVVRAKYHKFYHPKECHISSGILNRAVAKQIMKMPNYASESDDFLEEPATPNFVYPYGATLTVKRPAAAILSSSDVCYPVKRPIAALYTSEKSGGKLFVIGSGHFFADQYLESECNDLIREKIFDHLGGITDLHLNPVDVEDPDVNEYRTIGDTMWLSSVPLPEPATAPPPRLTPLHPHALFSWRLFSLNLARLPEVLGLYDALGVKHEPLRLIAPQFETPFPPLQLAVFPPTFREPPPPPLELFDLDEALSSERAQLARLANKCLQPTARLGEGDGSHIENELEYLVQECGRVVRLSRALPPDTPRGKTILHQLATQLATFKKLAVKD; encoded by the exons ATGACCGACGGCGGCGAGGAGCGTATGAACACGAATATCAACTTTTTTTTGGAGGAGTACGGGATCGTTGTGAATAATG ATTGCGTGGTCCGAGCGAAATACCACAAGTTCTACCACCCGAAGGAATGTCACATCTCAAGCGGTATCCTAAATCGCGCCGTCGCCAAGCAGATTATGAAGATGCCCAACTACGCGAGCGAATCAGACGACTTTCT TGAAGAGCCGGCGACACCCAACTTCGTGTACCCGTATGGTGCCACGCTGACGGTGAAGCGGCCGGCGGCGGCCATCTTGTCCAGCAGCGACGTGTGCTACCCGGTGAAGAGGCCCATCGCAGCGCTCTACACTTCTGAGAAGAGTGGGG gaaaattatttgtaatcGGGTCGGGCCACTTCTTCGCCGACCAGTACCTGGAGAGCGAGTGCAATGACCTCATCCGGGAGAAGATCTTCGATCACCTCGGCGGGATCACCGACCTGCACCTCAACCCAGTGGATGTCGAGGATCCCGAC GTCAATGAGTACCGCACAATAGGCGACACGATGTGGCTCTCGTCGGTGCCGCTGCCCGAGCCGGCCACGGCGCCGCCGCCCCGCCTCACCCCGCTGCACCCGCACGCTCTCTTCTCCTGGCGCCTGTTCTCGCTTAACCTCGCTCGCc TACCCGAAGTACTAGGGTTGTATGACGCGCTAGGAGTCAAACACGAACCGCTGCGGCTAATAGCGCCGCAGTTCGAGACACCTTTCCCGCCACTACAACTAGCG GTATTCCCTCCGACATTCCGCGAGCCCCCGCCCCCACCGCTGGAGCTGTTTGACCTGGACGAGGCCCTGAGCTCGGAGCGCGCCCAGCTGGCTCGGCTCGCCAACAAGTGTCTACAGCCCACCGCGCGACTAGGCGAAG GTGACGGGAGCCACATTGAAAACGAGCTGGAATACCTGGTCCAGGAGTGCGGGCGCGTGGTGCGTCTGTCCCGCGCGCTGCCGCCCGACACGCCGCGCGGCAAGACCATTCTGCACCAGCTCGCCACGCAGCTCGCCACGTTCAAGAAACTCGCCGTTAAGGACTAG